A stretch of the Ochrobactrum sp. BTU1 genome encodes the following:
- the nuoI gene encoding NADH-quinone oxidoreductase subunit NuoI yields the protein MASFAQAAKSLLLKEFVGAFFLSMRQFFAPKATLNYPHEKGPVSPRFRGEHALRRYPNGEERCIACKLCEAICPAQAITIEAGPRRNDGTRRTVRYDIDMVKCIYCGFCQEACPVDAIVEGPNFEFATETREELYYDKDKLLANGDRWEREIARNIAMDAPYR from the coding sequence ATGGCTTCATTCGCACAAGCCGCGAAATCCCTCCTTCTCAAGGAATTCGTCGGTGCTTTCTTCCTCTCCATGCGTCAGTTCTTTGCGCCCAAGGCGACACTGAACTACCCGCATGAAAAAGGTCCCGTTTCGCCACGTTTCCGTGGCGAGCACGCGCTGCGCCGTTATCCCAACGGCGAAGAACGCTGCATTGCCTGTAAGCTCTGCGAAGCGATCTGCCCGGCGCAGGCTATCACCATTGAAGCTGGTCCGCGCCGCAATGACGGCACGCGCCGCACGGTGCGTTACGACATCGATATGGTGAAGTGCATCTATTGCGGCTTCTGTCAGGAAGCTTGCCCGGTGGATGCAATTGTCGAAGGTCCAAACTTCGAGTTTGCGACCGAAACCCGCGAAGAGCTCTACTATGACAAGGATAAGCTCCTTGCTAATGGCGATCGCTGGGAACGCGAAATTGCGCGCAACATCGCGATGGATGCGCCATATCGCTGA
- the nuoH gene encoding NADH-quinone oxidoreductase subunit NuoH produces the protein MDGIFAAYVLPALIMALKSVVLLVVLLIVVAYLLYADRKIWAAVQLRRGPNVVGPWGLFQAFADLLKFVFKEPIIPSGANKGVFLLAPFVSAVLAMATWAVIPVNEGWAIANINVGILYIFAISSLEVYGVIMGGWASNSKYPFLGALRSAAQMVSYEVSIGFVIVTVLLTVGSLNLTDIVLSQNTGLGTSLGLPASFLDWNWLVLFPMFVIFFISALAETNRPPFDLVEAESELVAGHMIEYSSTPFLLFFLGEYVAITLMCALMTTLFLGGWLPPVDVWFLNWVPGIIWFMLKLCFCFFMFAMVKAFVPRYRYDQLMRLGWKVFLPISLAMVVLTATVIKVFDLV, from the coding sequence ATGGACGGAATTTTTGCAGCTTACGTCTTGCCCGCGCTAATCATGGCGCTGAAGTCGGTCGTTCTGCTTGTCGTATTGCTGATCGTCGTGGCTTACCTGCTTTATGCGGATCGTAAGATCTGGGCAGCTGTTCAGCTTCGCCGTGGACCAAACGTTGTTGGTCCATGGGGTCTCTTTCAGGCATTCGCCGATCTTTTGAAGTTCGTCTTCAAGGAACCAATCATTCCTTCGGGCGCAAACAAGGGCGTGTTCCTTCTTGCACCGTTTGTTTCAGCGGTTCTGGCAATGGCAACCTGGGCAGTCATCCCGGTCAATGAAGGCTGGGCGATTGCTAATATTAATGTCGGCATTCTCTATATCTTCGCCATTTCTTCGCTTGAAGTTTACGGCGTGATCATGGGCGGCTGGGCCTCGAACTCGAAGTACCCATTCCTCGGCGCACTTCGTTCGGCAGCACAGATGGTCTCTTATGAAGTGTCGATCGGTTTCGTGATTGTCACGGTTCTTCTGACGGTTGGCTCGCTCAACCTGACGGATATCGTGCTGTCGCAGAATACGGGTCTCGGTACATCGCTCGGCCTGCCTGCTTCGTTCCTCGACTGGAACTGGCTGGTACTGTTCCCGATGTTCGTGATCTTCTTCATTTCGGCGCTTGCTGAAACGAACCGTCCGCCATTCGATCTTGTCGAAGCTGAATCCGAACTCGTGGCCGGTCACATGATCGAATATTCGTCCACGCCGTTCCTTCTGTTCTTCCTTGGCGAGTATGTGGCGATCACGCTGATGTGCGCCCTGATGACCACACTCTTCCTTGGCGGCTGGTTGCCTCCGGTTGACGTATGGTTCCTCAACTGGGTTCCGGGCATCATCTGGTTCATGCTCAAGCTCTGCTTCTGCTTCTTCATGTTCGCCATGGTGAAGGCTTTCGTACCGCGTTACCGTTACGACCAGTTGATGCGTCTGGGTTGGAAAGTGTTCCTGCCGATTTCGCTGGCAATGGTTGTTCTGACCGCGACCGTCATCAAAGTCTTCGATCTGGTGTAA
- the nuoK gene encoding NADH-quinone oxidoreductase subunit NuoK, whose protein sequence is MEIGISHYLTVSAILFTLGVFGIFLNRKNVIVILMSVELILLSVNLNFVAFSSVLGDMVGQVFALFVLTVAAAEAAIGLAILVVFFRNRGSIAVEDVNVMKG, encoded by the coding sequence ATGGAAATCGGTATTTCTCATTATCTGACCGTTTCGGCCATCCTGTTCACCCTTGGCGTTTTCGGTATCTTCTTAAACCGTAAGAACGTCATCGTTATCCTGATGTCTGTCGAATTGATCCTTCTCTCGGTCAATCTCAATTTCGTGGCGTTTTCTTCTGTGCTTGGCGATATGGTCGGACAGGTTTTCGCGCTCTTCGTTCTGACTGTTGCGGCTGCTGAAGCAGCTATCGGTCTGGCAATCCTCGTTGTTTTCTTCCGTAATCGCGGCTCCATCGCGGTGGAAGACGTCAATGTTATGAAAGGTTGA
- a CDS encoding NADH-quinone oxidoreductase subunit J has product MLTGIAAAFFYLFAFIMIASAFMVIAARNPVHSVLFLILAFFNAAALFLLTGAEFLAMILLVVYVGAVAVLFLFVVMMLDVDFSELKRGALQYAPVGALVGLILLGELIVVFAGSMFTPKLGQGAVPIPDLAERTNTAALGDILYTDFVFHFQIAGLVLLVAMIGAIVLTLRHKPNVKRQSIPDQVARTPETAIEIKKVEPGKGI; this is encoded by the coding sequence ATGCTGACAGGTATTGCGGCAGCGTTCTTCTATCTGTTCGCCTTTATCATGATCGCAAGCGCGTTCATGGTGATTGCGGCACGCAACCCCGTGCATTCGGTGCTGTTTCTGATCCTCGCTTTCTTCAATGCAGCGGCGCTGTTCCTGCTGACGGGGGCCGAGTTCCTCGCCATGATCCTGCTCGTCGTTTATGTCGGTGCTGTGGCGGTTCTCTTCCTCTTCGTCGTCATGATGCTGGATGTTGACTTCTCCGAATTGAAGCGCGGTGCGCTGCAATATGCGCCGGTTGGCGCTCTGGTCGGTCTCATTCTGCTGGGCGAGCTGATTGTTGTTTTTGCGGGTTCGATGTTCACGCCTAAGCTGGGGCAGGGCGCCGTTCCGATCCCTGATCTTGCTGAACGCACCAACACCGCAGCCCTCGGTGATATTCTTTACACCGACTTCGTCTTCCACTTCCAGATTGCAGGATTGGTCCTTCTCGTAGCCATGATCGGCGCGATCGTTCTGACGCTGCGGCACAAGCCGAATGTTAAGCGCCAGTCGATCCCGGATCAGGTCGCTCGTACGCCTGAGACGGCGATCGAGATCAAGAAGGTCGAACCGGGCAAGGGCATCTGA